In Candidatus Thiodictyon syntrophicum, the sequence GGTGAGGACCTGGACGCAGCGAGCGGCAAAGGCCTGCTCATCCTCCGGTGCGATCAGGCTGCCGCGACCCTCCGCCAGTACCTCCCGCGTCCCCATGACGGCCGTGGAGACGACCGGGACGCCGAGGGCCATCGCCTCCAGGAGCACCAGGCCCTGGGTCTCGGTGCGGGAGGCGAAGACGAAGGCCGCCCCGGCGCTGTAGCAATCCTCCAGGGGACCGTCGCGGCCCAGATAGCCGACGAACAGGATATTGTCGGCGAGCCCGAGCTTGCGGGCCTGGTCCGTCAGGGCATGGCGTGCCGGCCCCTCGCCGGCGACCACCAACAGCACTTCGGGGAGGCGCGCCTTCACCAGAACCAGCATCCGGAGCAAAAAGGCGATGTTTTTCTCGAACGCCAGCCGGCCCACATGCACCAGCACCGGGCGCAACGCGGGGATGCCATAGCGCTGCCGGAAACGGGGTCCGTCCCCGTGGCCGAACTGTCCCAACTCGATCCCGGTGGGGATGACCCGTGCCAAGGTACGCACCCCGTACCCGTGCAGCACCTCGAGCATCGCCTCGGAGGGCACCACCAAGGCGTCCACGGCGTTGCATTGGGCGGTGGAGAAGCGGCGGGCCAGGGCGCGCAGCCAGGCGGCCGGGACCAGGGGGACATAATGGTCGAGGTAATGCTCGAAGAAGGTGTGGTAGCTCTCCACCGCCGGGATGCCCAGCCGCCGGGCCAGCCCCAGCCCGCTGTAGTGGGCGACGAAGGGGGTATGGATGTGCAACAGGTCGAACCCCCGCCGCGCCAGGTCCGGGCGCCGCCGCCGCAACGCACCCACTCGCAGGAGGCGGTCCTCCGGGTCCAGCGGCAGGTAGCGCGACGGGATGCGGATGACCTCGAACGGCTCGGGCGCGGTGGGTCCGTAGTCCGGGGCCAGCAGGGTCACTGCGCACCCCTGGGCGACGAGTTCCCGGGCAAAGGTCTGGATCGAGGTGGAGACCCCGTTGATCCGCGGAAAATACACGTCCGAGATCATCAACACACGCATCAAAGTCACCCGCGGCTCGCAGAAAAAATCCCGTCATGGTAGCGACCGGGTCCCGCCCGCGCCGTGAACGAATGATGACAGAAGCGCCGCAGGTCACGCCGGGCGTACGACTTCACGCCATCTTCATCATTCCTCCATGGTGCGGCAACAGAGATTGCCGACCATGCGCCGAACTCATCGTCGAGGATCCTACCGCGATGTCCGAGATCACGCGCATCAACCCCCTGCGATATCGCAGCATCTTCATCTCCGATGTCCACCTGGGCTTTCGTGGTTGCCAGGCCGGGTATCTGCTGGATTTTCTCCAGTCCACCCACTGCAAACACCTCTATCTGGTGGGGGACATCGTCGACCTGTGGGAGATGCGCCACGGGGTCTACTGGCCCGAGGCCCACAACGCGGTGGTGCGCGCGGTGCTGGAGAAGGCCCGCACCGATACCCAGGTGATCTTCTGCCCCGGTAACCACGACGAACCCCTGCGCGCCCACCTGGGGGCCGACTTCGGCAACGTCCT encodes:
- a CDS encoding glycosyltransferase, translating into MRVLMISDVYFPRINGVSTSIQTFARELVAQGCAVTLLAPDYGPTAPEPFEVIRIPSRYLPLDPEDRLLRVGALRRRRPDLARRGFDLLHIHTPFVAHYSGLGLARRLGIPAVESYHTFFEHYLDHYVPLVPAAWLRALARRFSTAQCNAVDALVVPSEAMLEVLHGYGVRTLARVIPTGIELGQFGHGDGPRFRQRYGIPALRPVLVHVGRLAFEKNIAFLLRMLVLVKARLPEVLLVVAGEGPARHALTDQARKLGLADNILFVGYLGRDGPLEDCYSAGAAFVFASRTETQGLVLLEAMALGVPVVSTAVMGTREVLAEGRGSLIAPEDEQAFAARCVQVLTDPVLRESLAREARAYAQSWSAPVLAQRLLGFYREILESRRGP